The following are encoded in a window of Nocardioides houyundeii genomic DNA:
- a CDS encoding GAF domain-containing sensor histidine kinase translates to MNTGSPARTAALLISLLAAVMAGLALLIAAPAVLAEPEASVPGLEWLVLVPLFALAEVVVIHLPTQRNAHGHTMREIPAVLGLTFLAPQQYVTAYVVGAVLALVLAARMRGVKLAFNAAMFALEAALGGLVYHAILQGGDPLSMTGWLAVLLAVLVTDLMSAGAVTAAISLTEGVFDGEVLHEALRSGSVAAFINTCVALLFATLVLVQPSALPLLGVVIVLLVMGYRVYISLARGHARTHLLYRFVDRTASAGTPEEIIGIVVREAADLMHAERAYLVELVGDQQVRCTAYADGSLRTESLELPESRTWWWSAFEKGVVRYEAPRGHGQREDPAPAVEPAVLSAPRDGLAAPLRTAEPTRYVLVVCDRSFEKETFGTEDVQVFEALAAHAGVAVERARSVNDLEELAEELKGARDTALAASEAKSMFLANMSHEIRTPLTTVLAAGELLEETPLDEMQAKLLDRMRRSGGLLLSLVENLLDFSRIEAGHAQLQQVEFDLHAMVKDIVDAGLPRARQRGNTLDWVIDPLVPRTVIGDRTRVVQVLSNLVDNALKFTANGRVHVEVGAAVVAGSRAVQFEVSDTGIGIDEKDQASIFEAFRQVDGSATRHYAGTGLGLAICKQLTDLMGGNMTVAGQLGVGSTFTFQLPLAVPAKPSAVVATTPPSVGRASMEA, encoded by the coding sequence GTGAACACCGGTAGTCCTGCGCGTACCGCCGCGCTGCTCATCTCGCTGCTTGCGGCGGTGATGGCCGGATTGGCCCTGCTGATCGCCGCACCGGCGGTCCTGGCGGAACCCGAGGCATCGGTGCCGGGTCTGGAGTGGCTAGTCCTGGTGCCCCTGTTCGCGCTCGCCGAGGTGGTGGTCATCCACCTGCCTACCCAGCGCAACGCCCACGGCCACACCATGCGTGAGATCCCGGCAGTGCTCGGCCTGACTTTCTTGGCGCCGCAGCAGTACGTCACGGCCTACGTCGTGGGCGCGGTTCTGGCGCTCGTGCTCGCAGCGCGCATGCGGGGCGTGAAGCTGGCGTTCAACGCGGCCATGTTCGCTCTCGAGGCGGCGCTCGGTGGGCTGGTGTACCACGCGATCCTGCAAGGAGGCGACCCCCTGTCGATGACCGGGTGGCTCGCGGTCCTCCTGGCGGTGCTGGTCACCGACCTCATGTCTGCCGGCGCCGTCACCGCGGCCATCAGCCTGACCGAGGGGGTCTTCGACGGAGAGGTCTTGCACGAGGCGCTCCGGTCAGGATCCGTCGCCGCGTTCATCAACACCTGCGTCGCCCTTCTCTTCGCCACCCTCGTGCTGGTCCAGCCTTCGGCCCTGCCCCTCCTGGGCGTCGTGATCGTTCTGCTCGTCATGGGTTACCGCGTCTACATCTCGCTCGCCCGCGGGCACGCGCGCACGCACCTGCTGTACCGGTTCGTCGACCGCACTGCCTCGGCGGGGACACCGGAGGAGATCATCGGCATCGTCGTCAGGGAGGCAGCCGACCTGATGCACGCCGAGCGCGCCTACCTCGTGGAGCTCGTCGGCGATCAGCAGGTGCGGTGCACCGCCTACGCCGACGGCTCGCTGCGGACCGAGTCCCTCGAGCTCCCAGAATCCCGGACGTGGTGGTGGAGCGCATTCGAGAAGGGCGTCGTGCGCTACGAGGCGCCCCGCGGCCACGGACAGCGTGAGGACCCGGCGCCGGCCGTCGAGCCGGCGGTGCTGTCCGCGCCCCGTGACGGGCTCGCTGCCCCCTTGCGTACGGCGGAACCGACCAGGTACGTGCTGGTGGTGTGCGACCGGTCCTTCGAGAAGGAGACCTTCGGGACCGAGGACGTCCAGGTCTTCGAGGCGCTCGCTGCGCACGCGGGTGTGGCTGTGGAGCGAGCGCGCAGCGTCAACGACCTCGAGGAGCTGGCGGAGGAGCTGAAGGGCGCCCGCGACACGGCCTTGGCGGCGTCGGAGGCCAAGTCGATGTTCCTGGCCAACATGAGTCACGAGATCCGCACGCCGCTCACCACGGTGCTCGCCGCCGGTGAGCTGCTGGAGGAGACCCCGCTGGACGAGATGCAAGCCAAGCTCCTCGACCGGATGCGTCGGTCTGGCGGGTTGTTGCTGTCCCTGGTCGAGAACCTCCTCGACTTCTCCCGGATCGAGGCCGGGCACGCGCAGCTGCAGCAGGTGGAGTTCGACCTGCACGCCATGGTGAAGGACATCGTCGACGCCGGCCTGCCGCGCGCGCGGCAGCGGGGCAACACCCTCGACTGGGTGATCGATCCTCTGGTGCCTCGGACCGTTATCGGTGACCGGACCAGGGTCGTCCAGGTGCTCAGCAACCTCGTGGACAACGCGCTCAAGTTCACCGCGAACGGACGGGTGCACGTGGAGGTCGGTGCCGCCGTCGTTGCCGGCAGCCGCGCCGTCCAGTTCGAAGTCTCCGACACCGGCATCGGTATCGACGAGAAGGACCAGGCGTCCATCTTCGAGGCCTTCCGCCAAGTGGACGGCTCCGCCACCCGACACTACGCAGGAACCGGCTTGGGACTGGCTATCTGCAAACAGCTGACCGACCTGATGGGCGGGAACATGACCGTCGCTGGGCAGCTCGGCGTGGGGAGCACCTTCACCTTCCAGCTCCCGCTGGCAGTGCCTGCAAAGCCCTCGGCTGTCGTCGCGACGACACCGCCCTCCGTTGGCCGCGCGAGCATGGAGGCGTGA
- a CDS encoding S8 family serine peptidase → MGINFCSKSRGWQRAAGLLLGPLAIVVATSGSWHGAALSSHEDSRPVVAATGQNSFLDRAWGDDATREDEQASRATGLWQAKHDLGSMYSSTKRSGAQKVWKSKDASKARVTGRGVDVALIDTGVSPVAGLNNPTKVVNGPDLSFESQHANTRYLDGYGHGTHMAGIIAGRDAEVVAGKEDDADHFVGMAPDARIVNVKVASADGGADVSQIIAAIDWVVQHRNDAGLNIRVINLSYGTHSTQPYTVDPLAYAVENAWRKGIVVVVAAGNDGADNRLNMPAANPHVLAVGAVDHLGTQSPNDDVTESFTNSGTADRRPDLIAPGKSVVSLRTPGSYSDLTHPEGLVTGDAAHRFFRGSGTSQATAMVSGAAALLLQARPQLTPDQVKYLLRSTADPLASDDPAQGAGVLDVHAALRAATPSTTLAAQHWPAATGTGTLEAARGGSHVVDPTNGTVLSGEVDAMGNPWDARSWREATAAGTAWSAGTWNGRTWTGSDWSGSSWTARSWRAATWSGNSWAGGDWLARSWRGDVWTSDGWSTMSVPSRSWSQDTWGARSWRGVASSSGPAW, encoded by the coding sequence ATGGGAATCAACTTCTGCTCGAAGAGTCGCGGCTGGCAACGGGCAGCGGGGCTGCTGCTGGGGCCGTTGGCCATCGTGGTCGCCACCTCAGGGTCGTGGCACGGTGCGGCTCTCTCCTCGCATGAGGACTCCCGACCCGTCGTTGCTGCCACCGGTCAGAACTCGTTCCTGGACAGGGCATGGGGCGACGACGCCACCCGTGAGGACGAGCAAGCCTCGCGAGCCACCGGGCTCTGGCAGGCCAAGCACGACCTGGGCTCGATGTACTCCTCAACGAAGCGGTCCGGCGCCCAGAAGGTGTGGAAGTCGAAGGACGCCTCGAAGGCCCGCGTGACCGGTCGCGGCGTCGACGTCGCCCTGATCGACACCGGTGTGTCCCCGGTCGCCGGACTGAACAACCCCACGAAGGTGGTCAACGGTCCCGACCTGTCCTTCGAGAGCCAGCACGCCAACACCAGGTACCTCGACGGCTACGGGCACGGGACCCACATGGCCGGCATCATCGCTGGGCGGGACGCCGAGGTCGTCGCCGGCAAGGAGGACGACGCGGACCACTTCGTTGGCATGGCGCCCGATGCCCGGATCGTCAACGTCAAGGTGGCCAGCGCTGACGGCGGTGCCGACGTCAGCCAGATCATCGCTGCCATCGACTGGGTCGTGCAGCACCGCAACGACGCAGGCCTGAACATCCGGGTCATCAACCTCTCCTACGGCACGCACTCGACCCAGCCGTACACCGTGGACCCGCTCGCCTACGCCGTGGAGAACGCCTGGCGCAAGGGCATCGTCGTGGTCGTGGCGGCGGGCAACGACGGTGCCGACAACCGGCTCAACATGCCCGCGGCCAACCCGCACGTGCTCGCGGTCGGGGCGGTGGACCACCTCGGTACGCAGTCGCCCAACGACGACGTGACCGAGAGCTTCACCAACTCGGGCACCGCTGACCGGCGGCCCGACCTCATCGCGCCGGGCAAGTCGGTGGTCTCCCTGCGCACCCCCGGCTCGTACTCCGACCTGACCCACCCCGAGGGCCTGGTCACCGGCGACGCGGCACATCGGTTCTTCCGAGGCAGCGGCACCTCGCAAGCCACCGCGATGGTCAGCGGTGCCGCGGCGCTCCTGCTCCAGGCGAGGCCGCAGCTGACCCCCGACCAGGTCAAGTATCTGCTGCGCTCGACCGCGGACCCTCTCGCCAGCGACGACCCTGCCCAGGGGGCCGGCGTCCTCGACGTCCATGCAGCGCTTCGGGCGGCGACGCCGTCCACCACGCTGGCAGCCCAGCACTGGCCCGCCGCCACCGGGACCGGCACGCTCGAGGCTGCCCGCGGCGGCAGCCACGTCGTGGACCCGACCAACGGGACCGTCCTCAGTGGTGAGGTCGACGCCATGGGCAACCCCTGGGACGCCCGCTCCTGGCGCGAGGCCACGGCTGCTGGCACGGCGTGGTCCGCAGGCACCTGGAACGGCAGGACCTGGACGGGCTCGGACTGGTCCGGCAGCTCCTGGACCGCACGGTCCTGGCGCGCCGCCACCTGGTCCGGCAACTCCTGGGCCGGCGGAGACTGGCTGGCACGGAGCTGGCGCGGGGACGTGTGGACCTCCGACGGCTGGTCAACCATGAGCGTGCCGTCCCGCAGCTGGTCCCAGGACACCTGGGGGGCCCGGTCGTGGCGCGGCGTCGCGTCGAGCTCCGGACCGGCCTGGTAA
- a CDS encoding potassium-transporting ATPase subunit F, with the protein MSVESGLLVLAVIAVAVYLLAALICPERFS; encoded by the coding sequence ATGAGTGTTGAAAGTGGTCTTCTCGTCCTGGCGGTCATCGCCGTTGCCGTCTACCTGCTCGCCGCGCTGATCTGCCCGGAGCGCTTCTCATGA
- the arsB gene encoding ACR3 family arsenite efflux transporter → MSNPALTDAPVGQRLSTLDRYLPVWIGAAMVAGLLAGRWVPGISEALDSVTVGSISLPIALGLLVMMYPVLAKVRYDEVGHVARDRRMMALSLVLNWLVGPALMFALAWLLLPDLPEYRTGLIIVGLARCIAMVIIWNDLACGDREAAAVLVAVNSVFQVLAFAVLGWFYLDLLPGWLGLSTAGLDVSAWQIAWSVLVFLGIPLAAGYLTRRIGEARRGREWYEQRLLPRLGPWALYGLLFTIVVLFALQGETITRQPLDVARIAVPLVIYFALMWCGSLLLARRAGLGYARATTVAFTAAGNNFELAIAVTIAVFGVTSGQALAGVVGPLIEVPVLVALVYVSLWARRYFPDVPQGAAP, encoded by the coding sequence ATGAGCAACCCCGCCCTCACCGACGCCCCCGTGGGCCAGCGGCTCTCCACCCTCGACCGGTACCTCCCGGTCTGGATCGGGGCCGCGATGGTCGCCGGTCTGCTGGCGGGCCGGTGGGTCCCCGGGATCTCCGAGGCCCTGGACTCCGTCACCGTCGGGTCCATCTCGCTCCCGATCGCGCTCGGCCTGCTCGTGATGATGTACCCGGTGCTGGCCAAGGTCCGCTACGACGAGGTCGGCCACGTCGCTCGCGACCGGCGGATGATGGCCCTCTCGCTGGTCCTGAACTGGCTGGTCGGGCCGGCGCTGATGTTCGCCCTGGCCTGGCTGCTCCTGCCCGACCTGCCCGAGTACCGCACCGGTCTCATCATCGTCGGCCTGGCCCGCTGCATCGCGATGGTCATCATCTGGAACGACCTGGCCTGCGGCGACCGGGAGGCCGCCGCCGTGCTGGTCGCCGTCAACTCGGTCTTCCAGGTCCTCGCCTTCGCCGTGCTCGGCTGGTTCTACCTCGACCTGCTGCCCGGCTGGCTCGGCCTGTCCACCGCCGGCCTCGACGTCTCTGCGTGGCAGATCGCCTGGAGCGTCCTGGTCTTCCTCGGGATTCCCCTGGCCGCCGGGTACCTCACCCGACGCATCGGGGAGGCACGGCGCGGCCGCGAGTGGTACGAGCAGCGCCTGCTGCCGCGCCTGGGCCCCTGGGCCCTGTACGGGCTGCTGTTCACCATCGTCGTCCTCTTCGCCCTCCAGGGCGAGACGATCACCCGCCAGCCGCTCGACGTGGCGCGCATCGCCGTACCGCTGGTCATCTACTTCGCGCTCATGTGGTGCGGCTCCCTGCTGCTGGCCCGCCGCGCGGGACTGGGCTACGCCCGCGCCACCACCGTCGCCTTCACCGCTGCCGGCAACAACTTCGAGCTCGCCATCGCCGTCACCATCGCCGTGTTCGGCGTCACCAGCGGCCAGGCCCTGGCGGGCGTCGTCGGCCCGCTCATCGAGGTCCCCGTGCTCGTCGCTCTGGTGTACGTCAGCCTCTGGGCCCGCCGCTACTTCCCCGACGTCCCGCAGGGAGCAGCACCATGA
- the arsM gene encoding arsenite methyltransferase, producing the protein MTTESSTQTPDQVREEVRSRYAEAATSAARGTGNAEINSALQLDDCCGPASCCGDDVAVVEAFGAALYSGDDQQALPAEAVAASLGCGNPTAVADLRAGERVLDLGSGGGIDVLLSARRVGETGFAYGVDMTEEMLDLARANATKAGATNVEFLKGTIEDLPLPDAAVDVVISNCVINLSTDKSRVIAEMFRVLTPGGRIGISDVVAEDHLTVQDRAERGSYVGCIAGALSRAEYLDGLAAAGFADAAIEFTHEAVPGMHGAIIRATKPTA; encoded by the coding sequence ATGACCACCGAGAGCAGCACCCAGACCCCGGACCAGGTGCGCGAGGAGGTCCGTAGCCGCTACGCCGAAGCCGCGACGTCCGCGGCCCGCGGCACCGGCAACGCCGAGATCAACAGTGCGCTGCAGCTCGACGACTGCTGCGGCCCCGCGTCGTGCTGCGGCGACGACGTGGCGGTGGTCGAGGCGTTCGGGGCTGCGCTGTACAGCGGCGACGACCAGCAGGCCCTGCCCGCCGAGGCGGTGGCGGCCAGCCTGGGCTGCGGCAACCCCACCGCCGTCGCGGACCTGCGCGCCGGAGAGCGGGTCCTGGACCTGGGCTCGGGTGGCGGCATCGACGTGCTGCTCTCCGCGCGGCGGGTGGGTGAGACCGGGTTCGCCTATGGCGTCGACATGACCGAGGAGATGCTCGACCTCGCGCGCGCCAACGCCACCAAGGCCGGCGCGACCAACGTCGAGTTCCTCAAGGGCACCATCGAGGACCTCCCCCTGCCTGACGCCGCGGTGGACGTGGTCATCTCCAACTGCGTCATCAACCTCTCCACCGACAAGTCCAGGGTCATCGCGGAGATGTTCCGCGTCCTGACCCCGGGCGGTCGGATCGGCATCTCCGACGTCGTCGCCGAGGACCACCTCACCGTCCAGGACCGCGCAGAGCGCGGCTCCTACGTCGGCTGCATCGCCGGCGCCCTCTCCCGCGCCGAGTACCTCGATGGCCTCGCCGCCGCCGGGTTCGCCGACGCGGCCATCGAGTTCACCCACGAGGCCGTCCCCGGGATGCACGGCGCGATCATCCGCGCCACCAAGCCGACCGCATGA
- a CDS encoding ArsR/SmtB family transcription factor, which produces MATRTPLPVIDAPTTPCCSTVTGGVLEAGEALRLARMFKALGDPTRVRLLSLIAAQPDREACICDLTEPVGLAQPTVSHHMKQLVDAGLVIREQRGRWAFYRLVEDTLTALSDALKP; this is translated from the coding sequence ATGGCCACTCGCACCCCCCTTCCTGTCATCGACGCGCCGACGACGCCCTGTTGCTCGACCGTCACCGGCGGCGTGCTGGAGGCCGGGGAGGCACTACGCCTGGCGCGGATGTTCAAGGCGCTCGGCGACCCCACGCGGGTCCGCCTGCTGTCACTGATCGCCGCGCAGCCCGACCGCGAGGCCTGCATCTGCGACCTCACCGAGCCAGTCGGTCTGGCGCAACCAACCGTCTCCCACCACATGAAGCAGCTGGTGGACGCCGGACTGGTGATCCGTGAGCAGCGCGGACGCTGGGCGTTTTACCGCCTCGTCGAGGACACGCTCACCGCCCTCAGCGACGCCCTGAAGCCCTAG
- a CDS encoding M1 family aminopeptidase has translation MKNAARPANWRYRAAARTLAVALALAAGGTTGLAATAPAHAAPEAVDGAQTAGDSMFPHVGNGGYDALHYDVDLAWESTGVVGSRMTGAFSSATTTMRARTTGAPLRSFSLDFEGLQVESVTVDGVAATYERVQDPGAIRFKLIITPATPVDGEFTTIVAYSGVPQTHVDADNSWEGWSATTDGAIFLGQPIGAMTAFPHNNTPGDKATYTFTVDAPTQITSATGTGPAGVASNGELHSRTPSSDGTRTTWRWVQQEQMASSLALISIGKYDVLESQVTLASGRVLPEWSFVDSSLSAANKTTINERRAVLAATIDRFERLYGPYPGNSVGIVVDTVPTGVNYALETQDRPFFPSAGSVASNTLLHELVHQWYGDAVSPHTWTDIWINEGMGTWGPSWHNSVLAAATPNPAAVETTYFNSWNNTAPSSANWRTPPGNQTNPGNLYGFQTYTRGAQFWEALRTVVRDEAFQEILQAWISRNNGGSPQGERLKELAEEISGHDLDAFWQDWILEADKPAWPAKYDVSLTASDPTYLGRSTTVTYTLRAANVGKVALGDGVVEVDVHDITDDAALDPLPGGLTRDADTLTWTVPQTPAGQAATITFTASAADGSPSMGATASPASLGGGCASCSPLAPVPDSVIVGDPVVGRPLTVTPATWPAGTTLTRQWSVDAVPVADATEATFTPRPVDVGRTVTVAVTGTKPGHDPFTRVSAATAVVAAGTLDSTPSPTLGGPAQVGVPVSAVAGAWDEGVALAYQWQVASANVHTGPSYTPVAADAGKTLTVTVTGTKPGYESVVHSSAPALVVPGTLTDTPVPALDGAAQVGLPVGPLTGTWDEGVDLTFAWQVAGVEVATSRSYTPTAADAGKNLSVTVTGTKPGYDVAARSSAVVTVDQGALGRTPQPTIDGSPVFGSTLSVGAGTWDEGVTISYQWLRGGALIAGADRATYVVGLADLGAALSIRVTGTKPGYAAVAQISSATAAAVPATLASKKPRMKGTLKVGKTLKALPGLRAPDAKFRYRWTVAGKTVGSKAKLKVRKAFRGKPIKVAVTVTRAGYVSVKTVSRAKRIRR, from the coding sequence GTGAAGAACGCGGCACGACCGGCGAACTGGCGCTACCGAGCCGCGGCGCGGACCCTGGCGGTCGCCCTGGCCTTGGCAGCGGGCGGCACGACCGGGCTGGCGGCCACGGCGCCGGCGCACGCCGCACCCGAAGCGGTCGACGGCGCGCAGACCGCGGGTGACTCGATGTTCCCCCACGTGGGCAACGGCGGCTACGACGCGCTCCACTACGACGTGGACCTTGCGTGGGAGTCCACCGGCGTGGTCGGCAGCAGGATGACGGGGGCGTTCAGCAGCGCGACGACCACGATGCGCGCCCGCACCACGGGGGCGCCGCTGCGCTCGTTCTCCCTCGACTTCGAGGGCCTCCAGGTCGAGTCCGTCACCGTCGACGGCGTCGCCGCGACGTACGAGCGAGTCCAGGACCCGGGGGCCATCAGGTTCAAGCTGATCATCACACCAGCCACGCCCGTCGACGGCGAGTTCACCACGATCGTGGCCTACTCAGGAGTGCCGCAGACCCACGTCGACGCCGACAACTCCTGGGAGGGCTGGAGCGCCACCACGGACGGGGCCATCTTCCTGGGGCAGCCGATCGGCGCGATGACGGCGTTCCCGCACAACAACACGCCGGGCGACAAGGCCACCTACACCTTCACCGTGGACGCCCCCACCCAGATCACGAGCGCGACCGGCACCGGTCCCGCCGGAGTGGCCAGCAACGGCGAGCTGCACTCGCGGACGCCGAGCTCCGACGGCACGCGCACCACCTGGAGGTGGGTGCAGCAGGAGCAGATGGCCAGCTCGCTGGCGCTCATCTCGATCGGCAAGTACGACGTCCTCGAGAGCCAGGTGACGCTGGCCAGTGGCCGGGTGCTGCCGGAATGGTCCTTCGTCGACTCCTCCCTCAGCGCCGCGAACAAGACCACCATCAATGAGCGTCGCGCCGTGCTGGCGGCCACCATCGACCGGTTCGAGCGGCTCTATGGCCCCTACCCCGGCAACAGCGTCGGCATTGTCGTCGACACCGTCCCCACCGGCGTCAACTACGCACTCGAGACCCAGGACCGGCCCTTCTTCCCCAGCGCGGGCTCGGTCGCCAGCAACACGCTTCTCCACGAGCTCGTCCACCAGTGGTACGGCGACGCTGTGTCGCCCCACACCTGGACCGACATCTGGATCAACGAGGGCATGGGCACCTGGGGACCGAGCTGGCACAACAGTGTCCTCGCGGCGGCCACCCCGAACCCGGCTGCGGTCGAGACCACCTACTTCAACAGCTGGAACAACACGGCGCCCAGCAGCGCGAACTGGCGGACACCACCCGGGAACCAGACCAACCCCGGCAACCTGTACGGCTTCCAGACCTACACCCGCGGCGCGCAGTTCTGGGAGGCGCTCCGCACCGTCGTCCGCGACGAGGCGTTCCAGGAAATCCTCCAAGCGTGGATCTCCCGAAACAACGGCGGCAGCCCCCAGGGTGAACGGCTCAAAGAGCTGGCCGAGGAGATCTCCGGTCACGACCTCGACGCGTTCTGGCAGGACTGGATCCTGGAGGCGGACAAGCCCGCTTGGCCGGCCAAGTACGACGTGAGCCTCACCGCGAGCGACCCGACGTACCTAGGGAGGTCCACGACCGTCACCTACACGCTGCGCGCCGCCAATGTCGGGAAGGTGGCGCTCGGCGACGGCGTCGTCGAGGTCGACGTGCACGACATCACCGACGACGCCGCCCTCGACCCGCTGCCGGGCGGCCTCACCCGGGACGCGGACACGCTGACCTGGACCGTCCCGCAGACGCCGGCCGGGCAAGCAGCGACGATCACGTTCACGGCCAGCGCCGCAGACGGCTCCCCGTCGATGGGGGCCACGGCGTCCCCGGCCTCCCTCGGAGGGGGCTGCGCATCCTGCAGCCCGCTGGCTCCGGTGCCGGACTCGGTCATCGTGGGCGACCCCGTGGTGGGCCGGCCCCTCACGGTGACCCCCGCCACCTGGCCCGCTGGCACCACGCTGACGCGGCAGTGGTCGGTCGACGCAGTCCCGGTCGCGGACGCCACCGAGGCCACATTCACCCCGCGTCCGGTGGACGTCGGCAGGACCGTGACGGTCGCCGTCACCGGCACTAAGCCGGGCCATGACCCCTTCACCCGAGTCAGTGCCGCTACCGCTGTAGTCGCGGCAGGCACCCTGGACAGCACCCCCTCCCCGACCCTGGGTGGGCCCGCACAGGTCGGCGTGCCGGTCTCCGCCGTTGCCGGAGCCTGGGACGAGGGCGTCGCGCTCGCCTACCAGTGGCAGGTGGCGAGCGCCAACGTCCACACCGGCCCGAGCTACACCCCGGTCGCTGCCGACGCCGGCAAGACGCTCACCGTCACGGTGACGGGCACCAAGCCCGGCTACGAGAGCGTCGTTCACAGCAGCGCACCCGCCCTCGTCGTGCCCGGCACACTCACCGATACCCCGGTCCCGGCCCTGGACGGGGCCGCGCAGGTCGGCCTACCAGTCGGGCCCCTCACCGGGACGTGGGACGAGGGCGTCGACCTGACGTTCGCGTGGCAGGTCGCCGGCGTCGAGGTGGCGACCAGCAGGTCCTACACGCCCACCGCCGCGGACGCCGGCAAGAACCTGAGCGTGACCGTCACCGGCACCAAGCCCGGCTACGACGTCGCCGCCCGCTCCAGCGCGGTCGTCACCGTCGACCAGGGGGCGCTCGGCCGCACTCCGCAGCCCACCATCGACGGTTCTCCCGTCTTCGGGTCCACGCTGTCCGTGGGGGCCGGAACCTGGGACGAGGGGGTGACGATCTCCTACCAGTGGCTGCGGGGCGGCGCCCTGATCGCCGGCGCCGACCGGGCGACGTACGTCGTCGGCCTGGCCGACCTCGGTGCCGCACTGTCGATCCGGGTCACCGGCACCAAGCCCGGCTACGCGGCGGTCGCCCAGATCAGCTCGGCCACCGCGGCTGCGGTCCCCGCGACGCTCGCCTCCAAGAAGCCGAGGATGAAGGGCACCCTCAAGGTCGGGAAGACGCTCAAGGCGCTCCCGGGTCTACGGGCTCCGGACGCGAAGTTCAGGTACCGCTGGACCGTGGCGGGCAAGACGGTGGGCTCCAAGGCGAAGCTCAAGGTGCGCAAGGCCTTCCGCGGCAAGCCCATCAAGGTGGCCGTCACCGTGACGCGCGCCGGCTACGTGAGCGTCAAGACGGTCAGTCGAGCCAAGCGCATCAGGCGCTGA